The window AGGAGTCCTGGGAAGGAAGGagcagggacagagggagagaaggaggctcTAGGGAGAGTCTCACCAATCCTGAATGTCCTCAGCTGAGTAATGGTGTGGACAGATACATCTCCAAGGACGAGCTGAACAGGGCTGCATCCAAAACCAAAAGCACTCTCCGCATTTTCCTGAACAAGGTAAAGCCCCTGCCAAGATCCTACTGgccttcccatcccttcctctctctttctcccccattctctttccttctcttgttttttttttctttcctctcactgtcttttctttttaaaaaaatttaaatatttatttattcattcccttttgttgcccttgttattttattgttgtagttattattattgttgttcttgatgtcatcattgttggctagaacagagagaaatggagcgaggaggggaagacagagagggggagagaaagacagacacctgcagacctgcttcaccgcctgtgaagcgactcctctgcaggtggggagccaggggctcgaaccgggatccttacgccggtccttgcgcttcatgctacatacacttaacccactatgctactgctgactctgtcttttattttaatttttttctttcatctcctctccttcccccttctctcctttaatttttatttatttatttattttacttttctcaaAGCCCTGTTtacctctggctgatggtggtggtggtgttagtgttcgagtgtgtgtgtgtgtgtgtgtttaggatgTGTTGAACCCAGGAACAcatagcctcagacatgaaagtgttttcgcaaaaccaatatgctgtctcctttttaaaataccttatttatttacttattttaatgaaagagaggtccagagagaaagagagagagaccaaagccctgcttagctctggctgatggtggtgctggggattgaaatcttagacctcagaaccccaggcagatgagtctgtttgcaaaacaaTTATGCTATGTTTCCCTGCCCACCTttagttctttaaaatattttttaaaaatttaaatggtctttattggatagagatagccagaaatcaagaggaaagggggaagataaagacagaaaaagggagacacctgcaacactgcttcatcacctgcaggtggggaccaggggtttgaacctgggtccttgtgcattgtgacatgtgtgctcaaccagatgtgctaccacccagtccccacccttagttatttttattttattgtaatgaaagagagatacagagacagagagagacaccaaagccctgctcagctctggttgatggtggtgctggggattgaacctgggacctcagagcctcaggcaggagagtgttcTGGCAGAAACATTGCTCTGTCTCCCATGTCCTCCTCCCCTAGTGCCCTCACCCATATATCTCTGGCTGGACTCCCTCCCTGGTCACTTCCCCAGATAGTgaacctctcccctccccagatctcCCACAGGCAAGAGGACTGTCTCTCCTTCCGGATCCACCAGTACTTTGACATGGGGTTCATCCAGCCGGGATCAGTCAAGGTCTACTCCTATTACAACCTGGGTGAGCTtgtgagctgggggctggggttccCGGGGACCAGGGACCTGTGAGTGGGGTGTCTTTGAGTTCCAGGGATCTGTGAGTGGGGTCTCAGGAGCACCCCAGGAATCTGAGGGTGGGGTGTCTGGGGGCCCCAGGGACCTGTGAATGGGGTGTCTGGGGGAGCACGGGACCTGTGAGTGGGATGTCTGAGGGTCCCAGAGACTTGTGAGGGAGTGTCTGGGGGAGCCTAGGGACCTGTCAGTGGGGTCTCTGGGGAGCCCAGGACCTGTGAGTGGGGTGTCTGGGGGGTCCCAGAGATTTGTGAGGGAGTGTCTGGGGGTTACAGGGACCTGTGAGTGGGGTCTCTGGGGAGCCCCAGGATATGTGAGTGGGGTGTCTGGGGGGGTCCCAGAGACTTGTGAGGGGGTGTCTAGGGGATCCCAGGGGCCTGTGAGGGGGTGTCAGGGGGTCCCAGGGACCTGCAAGTGGGGTTTCTGGGGGTTATAGGGACCTGTGAGTGGGGTCTCTGGGGAGCCCCAGGATATGTGAGTGGGGTGTCTGGGTGGTCCCAGAGACTTTTGAGGGAGTGTCTGGGGGTCCTAAGGACTTGTGAGTGGGGTGTCTGGGGGAGCCTAGGGACCTGTGAGGGGGGTGTCTAGGGTCCTAAGGACTTGTGAGTGGGGTGTCTGGGGGTCCTAAGGATTTGTGAGTGGGGTGTCTGGGGGAGCCCACGGACCTGTGAGGGTGGTGTCTAGGCCTCCCAGGGACCTGTCTGGAGTGCCCCAAGGTCCTGTTTGTGGAGCTGGGGCAGGAGATACCTGCGGACGGGGTTCTATGAATGCAAAGGTTGGAGGCCTGGTATCTTCTGTCTGCGCTGGATTCCCAAGTCCTCTgaccacctccccccccaccctctgccACCCCCACAGAAGAGTCCTGCACCCGCTTCTACCACCCGGAGAAGAGGAACGGGCAGCTGAGAAAAATCTGCCATAAGGGCCTGTGCCGCTGTGCAGAGGAGGGTGGGCTCCCGGGACACCCCCCCCCAGAAGCCAGCCCAGAGGACTCCACTCGGGAGGGCCGGGGTGGGCTCTGGACCAAGGAGGGAGACTAAACCCGGATCCTCTGCCCGCCAGAGAACTGCTTCATGCCCCGGGGAGAGAATGGCCTCACACTGAGCTACCGACTGGACAAGGCCTGCGAGCCCAGAGTGGACTATGGcgagaagagggagggggtggggagggaggggggggaatCGCTTGGCTGGGAGCCCCTGGGAGTGGGGGGGGACACTATTCCGGGATGGGGAGGGGCAAGGAGCTGGGATGAATCTGCTAggaccagggagccccatggccACCACCCCCCATTCTGCTTAAGCGTGACCCCCAatgtcctcccccctcccccactgcagTGTACAAGGTCAAGCTGGTAGACTTGGAGTTGGCTGAGGAGTCTGACAGTTACATCGTGGTGATGGAGCAGGTCATCAAG of the Erinaceus europaeus unplaced genomic scaffold, mEriEur2.1 scaffold_777, whole genome shotgun sequence genome contains:
- the LOC132536373 gene encoding complement C3 alpha chain-like — translated: LSNGVDRYISKDELNRAASKTKSTLRIFLNKISHRQEDCLSFRIHQYFDMGFIQPGSVKVYSYYNLEESCTRFYHPEKRNGQLRKICHKGLCRCAEEENCFMPRGENGLTLSYRLDKACEPRVDYVYKVKLVDLELAEESDSYIVVMEQVIKIGSDEVQVGQWRRFISHVRCRDALRLQKGKQYLVWGLSSDLWGEKPNRSYAIGKDTWVELWPSEDECQEPRNENLCQDLVNFRDSILLFGCPL